A window of the Microbacterium sp. LWH13-1.2 genome harbors these coding sequences:
- the pepN gene encoding aminopeptidase N, whose amino-acid sequence MHTANLTREETAARSAAISVRSIRVELDLTGAPERARSGFPTVTTLDFASTTSSTWLDFIGESVERLVVNGVEQDVVYDGARIAVRDLAESNTIRVEAVGAYSRSGEGLHRFHDPVDDRTYLYTQYEPADSRRVMACFEQPDIKAPYTFVIDAPAGWEVLSNQSAAAVDVGVGVQRVEFAPTLPISSYITAVAAGPYARVDGEWRRDEQHIALGVLARQSLAQYLESDEILEVTRQGLDFFTDAFAYPYPWGKYDQIFVPEYNLGAMENPGLVTFTEAYLSRGAATDAQRAARANTILHEMAHMWFGDLVTMKWWDDLWLKESFADYMGSHASAVATRFHDAWVKFAANRKAWAYQQDQLPTTHPIVADITDLEAAKLNFDGITYAKGAAVLKQLVAFVGDDAFFDGARRYFAQNAFGNTTLDDFLVQLSAVSGRDMSEWSRAWLETTGVSTLWVEKDADGASVLVQTDPRPHRLRIGLYDDIDGRVVRRDQLALDIHDEHTPVELPDADLVLLNDDDLTYAKVRLDEASLTTVQNSLSGVEDPLARAVIWSSLWNATRDGELAASRYTSIVRAHAPRESNIGLLSGVLANALFAIRHYVADENRAHEQRQWVEAAWSALQSADSGSDGQLSWARALAAASAFDDARASDIRAILDGETLDGLVVDPDLRWQLLTALVTTGHAGVDEITAEQQVDDTGSGRTAARRALASIPDIAVRAEAWEQAWNDESLSNDHLDAVISGFRAGGRRDLIAGFDDEYFARIGGAWSERSIELARRLVVGLFPAAPSLAPVDAWIADNASAPAALRRLVVEQRDHLARDLRVRAAQAQSASSSAAVL is encoded by the coding sequence ATGCACACCGCCAACCTCACGCGAGAGGAGACCGCGGCGCGATCCGCCGCCATCTCCGTTCGCAGCATCCGCGTCGAACTCGATCTGACCGGAGCGCCCGAGCGGGCTCGCAGTGGGTTCCCGACGGTCACGACGCTCGACTTCGCATCGACGACCTCGTCGACCTGGCTCGACTTCATCGGCGAGAGCGTGGAGCGGCTCGTCGTCAACGGCGTCGAGCAGGACGTCGTCTACGACGGGGCCCGGATCGCCGTGCGCGATCTCGCGGAGTCGAACACGATCCGCGTCGAGGCGGTCGGAGCGTACAGCCGGTCGGGTGAGGGGTTGCACCGTTTCCACGATCCTGTCGATGACCGCACCTATCTCTACACGCAGTACGAGCCCGCCGACTCACGGCGTGTCATGGCGTGCTTCGAGCAGCCTGACATCAAGGCTCCCTACACGTTCGTGATCGACGCGCCGGCAGGGTGGGAGGTTCTCTCGAACCAGTCCGCCGCTGCCGTCGACGTCGGTGTCGGGGTGCAGCGCGTCGAGTTCGCCCCGACGCTGCCGATCTCGAGCTACATCACTGCCGTCGCCGCGGGGCCCTATGCCCGCGTCGACGGCGAGTGGCGGCGCGACGAACAGCACATCGCGCTGGGCGTTCTCGCGCGGCAGTCGCTGGCGCAGTATCTGGAGTCGGACGAGATCCTCGAGGTCACGCGTCAGGGCCTGGACTTCTTCACGGATGCTTTCGCGTACCCGTATCCGTGGGGCAAGTACGACCAGATCTTCGTCCCCGAGTACAACCTCGGCGCGATGGAGAATCCGGGGCTCGTCACCTTCACCGAGGCGTACCTCTCGCGGGGTGCAGCGACGGATGCCCAGCGCGCGGCTCGGGCGAACACGATCCTGCATGAGATGGCGCACATGTGGTTCGGCGACCTCGTGACGATGAAGTGGTGGGATGACCTGTGGCTCAAGGAGTCCTTCGCCGACTACATGGGGTCGCACGCGTCCGCCGTCGCGACGCGCTTCCACGACGCCTGGGTGAAGTTCGCCGCCAACCGCAAGGCCTGGGCGTACCAGCAGGATCAATTGCCGACGACCCACCCGATCGTCGCGGACATCACCGACCTCGAAGCGGCCAAACTGAACTTCGACGGGATCACGTATGCCAAGGGCGCCGCAGTGCTCAAGCAGCTGGTCGCCTTCGTCGGCGATGACGCGTTCTTCGACGGTGCGCGCAGGTACTTCGCTCAGAACGCGTTCGGGAACACGACACTCGACGACTTCCTCGTGCAGCTCAGTGCCGTGTCCGGCCGTGACATGTCCGAGTGGTCGCGCGCCTGGCTGGAGACCACAGGAGTCTCGACGCTCTGGGTCGAGAAGGATGCCGACGGAGCATCCGTGCTCGTGCAGACCGATCCGCGCCCTCATCGGCTGCGCATCGGACTGTACGACGACATCGACGGCCGCGTCGTGCGCCGTGACCAGCTCGCGCTCGACATCCACGACGAGCACACTCCGGTGGAGCTGCCCGACGCTGACCTCGTGCTGCTCAACGACGACGACCTCACCTACGCCAAGGTGCGCCTCGATGAGGCATCGCTGACGACCGTGCAGAACTCGCTCTCCGGCGTCGAGGATCCGCTCGCGCGAGCGGTCATCTGGTCGTCCCTCTGGAACGCCACCAGGGACGGAGAGCTCGCGGCGAGCCGCTACACGTCGATCGTGCGCGCGCACGCGCCTCGCGAGTCGAACATCGGTCTCCTGAGTGGAGTGCTCGCGAACGCGCTCTTCGCGATCCGGCACTACGTCGCCGATGAGAACCGGGCGCACGAGCAGAGGCAGTGGGTGGAGGCGGCATGGAGCGCGCTCCAGTCAGCGGATTCCGGCAGCGATGGGCAGCTCTCGTGGGCACGCGCCCTTGCGGCGGCATCCGCCTTCGATGACGCACGCGCCAGCGACATCCGCGCGATCCTCGACGGAGAGACGCTCGACGGGCTCGTCGTCGACCCGGACCTCCGGTGGCAGCTGCTGACCGCTCTCGTGACGACGGGTCATGCCGGGGTGGACGAGATCACGGCGGAGCAGCAGGTCGACGACACCGGGAGCGGCCGTACCGCCGCGCGCCGTGCTCTCGCATCGATCCCGGATATCGCCGTGCGTGCCGAGGCCTGGGAGCAGGCGTGGAACGACGAGTCGCTCAGCAACGATCATCTCGACGCGGTCATCAGCGGATTCCGCGCAGGCGGACGACGCGACCTGATCGCGGGCTTCGATGACGAGTACTTCGCGAGGATCGGCGGTGCCTGGTCTGAGCGGAGCATCGAGCTGGCGCGGCGTCTGGTGGTGGGGCTGTTCCCGGCCGCGCCGAGCCTTGCGCCGGTGGATGCCTGGATCGCCGACAACGCCTCGGCACCTGCCGCTCTGCGACGTCTCGTCGTCGAGCAGCGCGATCACCTCGCACGTGACCTTCGCGTGCGAGCAGCGCAGGCTCAGTCGGCGTCGAGCTCTGCGGCGGTGCTCTGA
- a CDS encoding aminoglycoside phosphotransferase family protein, whose amino-acid sequence MADSPSAEYSLDEDGLRTLLRATAPQLADLPLRLFAEGWDNAMWCLGADLVVRLPRRALAVPLIANEQRALPEIGPALAVLGIRTPIPVFAGAPNDVFPRPWSVIPWIDGSNALTSSRVENSSWAPRLAEALRALHAPAPDDAPLNPVRGRELATRDGAMRPRLDALPPRSALRDAWTAGLAAAPNCERVWIHGDLHPGNILVHEASLAALIDFGDVTVGDPAYDLASAWMLFDAPGREVFRAATGPRYDDATWVRARAWAAYLALVLLTQSDDRPDHLAVGQSTAAELDAD is encoded by the coding sequence ATGGCCGACTCCCCCTCGGCCGAGTACTCGCTCGACGAGGACGGCCTGCGCACGCTGCTTCGCGCCACGGCGCCGCAGCTGGCCGATCTTCCGCTCAGACTCTTCGCCGAAGGATGGGACAACGCGATGTGGTGCCTGGGTGCCGATCTCGTCGTGCGACTGCCCAGGCGCGCTCTCGCAGTGCCGCTCATCGCGAACGAGCAGCGCGCCCTGCCCGAGATCGGGCCGGCGCTGGCGGTACTCGGAATCCGCACTCCGATCCCCGTGTTCGCTGGAGCTCCGAACGACGTCTTCCCCCGACCGTGGTCGGTGATCCCCTGGATCGACGGGTCGAACGCGCTCACGTCGTCGCGGGTCGAGAACTCCTCCTGGGCGCCACGGCTCGCCGAGGCGCTTCGGGCTCTGCACGCTCCGGCGCCTGACGACGCCCCACTCAATCCCGTGCGCGGTCGAGAGCTGGCCACACGCGATGGCGCCATGCGGCCTCGCCTCGACGCCCTCCCGCCCCGGTCGGCGCTGCGCGATGCCTGGACCGCAGGCCTGGCGGCAGCGCCGAATTGTGAACGGGTCTGGATCCACGGGGACCTCCACCCCGGCAACATCCTGGTTCACGAGGCCTCGCTCGCGGCACTCATCGACTTCGGCGACGTCACGGTCGGCGATCCCGCGTACGACCTCGCGTCGGCATGGATGCTCTTCGATGCCCCAGGGCGCGAGGTGTTCCGGGCTGCCACCGGCCCCCGCTACGACGACGCGACCTGGGTGCGCGCGCGAGCATGGGCTGCCTACCTCGCGCTCGTTCTGCTGACGCAGAGCGACGACCGCCCCGACCACCTCGCCGTGGGTCAGAGCACCGCCGCAGAGCTCGACGCCGACTGA
- a CDS encoding MBL fold metallo-hydrolase: MRVTKFEHAALRIQQGDDILLVDPGSFTAPLSDLAGLVAVVITHEHPDHWTPEHLDRILRAAPGTPIYAPAGVARAAEGYEISVVAPGDTAEVGAFSLRFFGGTHEVIHSSLPTVENVGVLVNDEFYYPGDSYAVPEGIEVGTLAAPLGAPWLKIGEAMDYVLAVKPRRAFGTHDMTLSVAGKTMHRQRLQWATEQGGGEFSVLEPGESLDI; encoded by the coding sequence ATGCGCGTCACGAAATTCGAACATGCCGCTCTTCGCATCCAGCAGGGCGATGACATCCTTCTCGTCGATCCGGGTTCGTTCACCGCTCCGCTGAGTGACCTCGCCGGGCTCGTCGCCGTCGTCATCACCCATGAGCACCCGGACCACTGGACGCCCGAGCACCTCGACCGCATCCTGCGTGCGGCTCCCGGCACACCGATCTACGCACCGGCCGGCGTCGCGCGCGCGGCCGAGGGCTACGAGATCTCGGTGGTCGCACCGGGCGACACGGCGGAGGTCGGAGCATTCTCGCTGCGCTTCTTCGGCGGCACGCACGAGGTGATCCACTCCTCTCTCCCGACCGTCGAGAACGTCGGGGTGCTGGTGAACGACGAGTTCTACTACCCCGGTGACTCCTACGCCGTGCCCGAGGGCATCGAGGTCGGCACCCTCGCCGCTCCGCTCGGCGCTCCGTGGTTGAAGATCGGCGAGGCGATGGACTACGTCTTGGCCGTGAAGCCGCGTCGCGCGTTCGGCACGCACGACATGACTCTCTCCGTGGCGGGAAAGACGATGCACCGTCAGCGACTGCAGTGGGCGACCGAACAGGGCGGCGGCGAGTTCTCGGTGCTCGAGCCGGGCGAGTCGCTCGACATCTGA
- a CDS encoding acyltransferase, translated as MSSAATDSTPRTVPVGRDLTLDLARVVCVVLVVFVHILFTGVGRAPDGTLLIERTVEAQPWFTAASWIANIMPLFFVVGGYAARAGWRSASARGQSAEDFVRVRLLRLARPALPLFVFFTVILGATRLIGVDPALVDTVAIGVGSPLWFLAAYMIVQALAPAMMRLHERYGAWVLLGLLAGAVLVDTFRFTVIGGYLGIQPVAGTGYGLGQELFGIPNIVFVWLFAQQIGFFLFDGWFGARRWWQLMLLIGAGYAALWGLVSMGGYSWNMLGNQWPPTTAMVMLAVIQAAALTLLHAPLTALMRHRAAQGVVFLIGSRLMTIYLWHLPMIMVLIGIQLVLPFPLPAPGSAVWWWTRPLFLIVVLAAVWVLSLWLIRFEKAPAAGPARFSSKVAVVAAVLVFIAPIIAITAYGLDFPLAAIALGCTALALWLTGARRNAV; from the coding sequence ATGAGCAGCGCCGCCACCGACTCGACGCCCCGCACCGTCCCTGTGGGCCGCGATCTCACCCTCGATCTGGCGCGGGTCGTCTGCGTCGTCCTTGTCGTCTTCGTGCACATCCTGTTCACGGGCGTCGGGCGAGCACCGGATGGAACGCTGCTGATCGAGCGCACCGTCGAGGCGCAGCCCTGGTTCACCGCGGCGTCCTGGATCGCGAACATCATGCCGCTGTTCTTCGTCGTCGGCGGATACGCGGCCCGTGCGGGATGGCGGTCGGCGTCGGCACGCGGACAGTCCGCGGAGGACTTCGTGCGCGTACGTCTCCTGCGGCTCGCGCGCCCCGCGCTCCCGCTGTTCGTCTTCTTCACCGTCATTCTCGGCGCCACTCGGTTGATCGGCGTCGACCCCGCCCTCGTCGACACGGTCGCGATCGGCGTCGGCTCTCCGCTGTGGTTCCTCGCCGCATACATGATCGTCCAGGCGCTCGCTCCGGCGATGATGCGACTGCACGAGAGATACGGCGCCTGGGTGCTTCTCGGCCTCCTGGCGGGCGCCGTGCTGGTGGACACGTTCCGGTTCACCGTGATCGGCGGATACCTCGGCATCCAGCCCGTCGCCGGAACGGGCTACGGTCTCGGCCAGGAGCTCTTCGGCATCCCGAACATCGTGTTCGTCTGGCTGTTCGCGCAGCAGATCGGGTTCTTCCTGTTCGACGGCTGGTTCGGTGCGCGCCGCTGGTGGCAGCTGATGCTGCTCATCGGCGCCGGCTACGCGGCGCTCTGGGGCCTCGTATCGATGGGCGGCTACTCGTGGAACATGCTCGGCAACCAGTGGCCTCCGACCACAGCCATGGTCATGCTCGCCGTCATCCAGGCCGCCGCCCTCACGCTGCTGCACGCACCCCTGACGGCGCTCATGAGGCATCGAGCGGCCCAGGGCGTGGTCTTCCTGATCGGTTCACGACTCATGACCATCTACCTGTGGCATCTGCCGATGATCATGGTGCTGATCGGCATCCAGCTCGTACTCCCGTTTCCCCTCCCCGCACCGGGAAGCGCTGTCTGGTGGTGGACCCGGCCGCTGTTCCTCATCGTCGTCCTCGCCGCAGTCTGGGTGCTGTCGCTCTGGCTGATCCGGTTCGAGAAGGCTCCGGCGGCGGGTCCGGCCCGGTTCTCGTCGAAGGTCGCTGTCGTCGCCGCCGTACTCGTGTTCATCGCACCGATCATCGCCATCACCGCCTACGGCCTCGACTTCCCGCTCGCAGCGATCGCGCTCGGGTGCACGGCTCTCGCACTGTGGCTGACGGGGGCACGCCGGAACGCGGTGTGA
- a CDS encoding MFS transporter: MTATSEPVQLSAPPPFRRDRRVHIWIAVKAVSDAGDALWTIALAWTAVQTASPAIAGLIVAAGTIPRAIVLLFGGVIADRSDARKVMILFNALRVGVLVAVAVWVVATPPTVGVLLFAAIAFGICDAFYEPSAGTVARQLVRPGDLPSYGALAQTASRLGTMVGAAIGGVLVAYTGLVGSAAVNALTFSLVIAFIAIWLRPRFLLARAAKESALHGIARGFTHLGSHPTTRTLVIALSGLNLAVGPAVGIGLALRAHDEGWGAQAVGLFEALLGLGAALGAVSVVKWRPRREAFAGFWALVVQGAAIIALGWGPAWTVATAAFVIGATAGYASVLLSATFSATVDTAYLGRMGSITRLGDDCLMPVAMAGFGLLASITAVWVPFALFGGTMMALMVVPLSKRTFRQLTLLPTT; the protein is encoded by the coding sequence ATGACTGCCACGTCCGAACCCGTGCAGCTGTCGGCGCCGCCACCGTTCCGACGCGACCGCCGTGTGCACATCTGGATCGCCGTCAAGGCGGTCTCGGATGCCGGGGACGCCCTGTGGACCATCGCGCTCGCCTGGACTGCCGTGCAGACGGCCTCCCCCGCGATCGCCGGACTCATCGTCGCCGCAGGGACGATCCCTCGGGCGATCGTGCTGCTCTTCGGCGGTGTGATCGCGGACCGCTCCGATGCCCGAAAGGTGATGATCCTCTTCAACGCCCTGCGGGTCGGCGTGCTCGTCGCCGTGGCCGTCTGGGTCGTCGCGACCCCACCGACCGTCGGCGTCCTGCTGTTCGCGGCGATAGCCTTCGGAATCTGCGACGCGTTCTACGAGCCTTCGGCCGGAACTGTCGCCCGCCAGCTCGTGCGCCCGGGCGACCTCCCCTCCTACGGTGCGCTCGCGCAGACCGCATCGCGCCTCGGAACCATGGTCGGTGCGGCGATCGGCGGCGTACTCGTCGCCTACACGGGGCTCGTGGGCAGCGCGGCCGTCAACGCCCTCACGTTCAGTCTCGTGATCGCCTTCATCGCGATCTGGCTCCGGCCGCGCTTCCTGCTCGCCCGTGCGGCGAAGGAGTCCGCGTTGCACGGCATCGCCCGCGGATTCACCCATCTCGGCAGCCACCCGACGACCCGTACCCTCGTCATCGCGCTCTCAGGACTCAACCTCGCTGTCGGCCCAGCGGTGGGGATCGGGCTCGCGCTGCGCGCGCACGACGAGGGATGGGGCGCCCAGGCGGTGGGACTGTTCGAGGCGCTGCTCGGACTGGGTGCGGCGCTCGGCGCCGTCTCGGTCGTGAAGTGGCGACCGCGGAGAGAGGCGTTCGCAGGCTTCTGGGCGCTCGTCGTGCAGGGAGCGGCGATCATCGCGCTCGGCTGGGGACCGGCGTGGACGGTCGCGACAGCGGCCTTCGTCATCGGCGCGACCGCGGGGTACGCCTCGGTGCTCCTGAGCGCCACATTCTCAGCCACGGTCGACACCGCCTACCTCGGCCGGATGGGCTCGATCACCCGTCTCGGTGACGACTGTCTCATGCCCGTCGCCATGGCGGGGTTCGGTCTGCTCGCCTCGATCACTGCGGTCTGGGTGCCGTTCGCTCTCTTCGGCGGCACGATGATGGCGCTCATGGTTGTGCCGCTGAGCAAGCGCACGTTCCGGCAGCTCACCCTCTTGCCGACGACCTGA
- a CDS encoding helix-turn-helix domain-containing protein, whose product MEDISVITAVHHPLRRRIYDYLLLYGTSQVTTLARSLGSQVGSISHHLRMLERAGLVERVEDPSGDRRTSWWNLARRGLTWSAEDYADSPADALLAREAQRQGIRMQIDRLQQWQRRHDDPAYNAYDASNTESIAWASPDELRDLSARLLRTMEEWRASVDLEDGQERTPIFFFAHAFPTTP is encoded by the coding sequence ATGGAAGACATCTCGGTGATCACGGCGGTGCACCATCCTCTGCGCCGCCGCATCTACGACTACCTGCTGCTCTACGGAACCTCGCAGGTCACCACGCTCGCACGATCGCTCGGGAGTCAGGTCGGGAGCATCAGCCATCACCTGAGGATGCTCGAGCGAGCCGGGCTCGTCGAGCGCGTCGAAGACCCCTCAGGCGACCGTCGTACCAGTTGGTGGAACCTCGCTCGACGTGGGCTCACCTGGTCGGCGGAGGACTACGCCGACTCCCCCGCAGACGCCCTGCTCGCACGGGAGGCGCAGCGCCAGGGCATCCGGATGCAGATCGATCGCCTTCAGCAGTGGCAGCGCCGCCATGATGACCCGGCCTATAACGCGTACGACGCCTCGAACACCGAGTCGATCGCGTGGGCGTCTCCTGACGAACTCCGTGATCTGAGTGCGCGCCTTCTGCGCACGATGGAGGAGTGGCGGGCGTCCGTCGACCTCGAGGACGGGCAGGAGCGCACGCCGATCTTCTTCTTCGCGCACGCCTTCCCGACGACGCCATGA
- a CDS encoding DUF4349 domain-containing protein, producing MNDKNTPDDLPELSDAAVTRIERAVFAEIATERPRETPTAARSRARRRRWLTGTGIAAAFVVGVLVTPPILGIVGGNAMSTAEGGGMPAGFALEDSRSGSVDQSAPGAASDSAESSSLLPGAVDATDREIIATANATVQVKDIGDAAAAISALAESRGGYVESTEIGQSVTVDGASEPAPPDPGYGWISIRVPSADLAAVIDDLADSGEVLSSSISKQDVTSTAIDLRARVDATRASVQRLTELMSQTGTVAELIEAEVALTDRQAQLESYEQQLASLDDQVAMSSLQVQLTRTTPPTTADPAGFADGLLAGWNGLVVSLNALVVAVGFILPWLALAGAVVLVIWLIRRARRTRRAAGEPPADD from the coding sequence ATGAACGACAAGAACACCCCTGACGACCTCCCCGAGCTCTCGGATGCTGCGGTGACCCGCATCGAGCGCGCGGTGTTCGCGGAGATCGCGACCGAGCGTCCTCGTGAGACCCCTACTGCAGCACGCTCGCGGGCGCGCCGCCGCCGCTGGCTGACAGGCACCGGGATAGCTGCTGCGTTCGTGGTGGGCGTCCTCGTCACTCCCCCGATCCTCGGCATCGTGGGCGGCAACGCCATGAGCACCGCGGAGGGCGGAGGAATGCCCGCCGGCTTTGCCCTGGAGGACTCGCGGTCCGGATCCGTCGATCAGAGCGCGCCCGGAGCCGCATCCGACTCGGCGGAGTCATCGAGCCTGCTGCCGGGCGCCGTCGACGCCACCGACCGCGAGATCATCGCGACGGCGAACGCCACGGTCCAGGTGAAGGACATCGGTGACGCCGCCGCCGCGATCTCCGCACTCGCCGAGTCTCGAGGTGGTTATGTCGAGAGCACCGAGATCGGGCAGAGCGTCACCGTCGACGGCGCCTCGGAGCCTGCACCCCCCGACCCTGGGTACGGCTGGATCAGCATCCGCGTGCCCTCGGCCGATCTCGCCGCCGTCATCGACGACCTCGCCGACTCGGGCGAAGTGCTCTCCTCGTCGATCTCGAAGCAGGATGTCACCTCCACGGCGATCGATCTGCGTGCGCGCGTGGATGCCACCAGGGCATCTGTGCAGCGACTCACCGAGCTGATGTCGCAGACCGGGACGGTCGCGGAGCTCATCGAGGCCGAGGTCGCGCTCACGGATCGCCAGGCCCAGCTCGAGTCTTACGAGCAGCAGCTCGCCTCTCTCGACGACCAGGTCGCCATGTCGAGCCTGCAGGTGCAGCTGACCCGCACCACGCCACCGACGACCGCCGATCCGGCCGGCTTCGCCGACGGCCTCCTCGCCGGTTGGAACGGCCTCGTGGTGTCGTTGAACGCGCTGGTCGTGGCAGTCGGCTTCATCCTGCCGTGGCTCGCTCTCGCCGGAGCGGTCGTGCTGGTGATCTGGCTCATCCGGCGCGCACGGCGCACTCGTCGGGCAGCCGGCGAACCGCCTGCCGACGACTGA
- a CDS encoding RNA polymerase sigma factor gives MPVQTSDQKWVAQAATGDESAFRELYRSHVRPVYWIAHGLLGSPADAEDVTQETFVTAWRKLPGLELQSESLLPWLATICRFQAANRLRQRRRDQANTTDAVDDTVPSTISVEEQVITAALAARIAAEVGTLSDLDREIFRLCAAEGYAYQAAAEELGVSHAIVRNRLSRVRTRLRGAVKEASDA, from the coding sequence ATGCCCGTGCAGACGAGTGATCAGAAATGGGTGGCGCAGGCCGCGACAGGTGACGAGAGCGCCTTCCGCGAGCTGTACCGCTCACATGTCAGACCGGTCTACTGGATCGCCCACGGCCTGCTCGGCTCACCCGCCGACGCCGAGGACGTGACCCAGGAGACGTTCGTCACCGCGTGGCGCAAGCTGCCGGGGCTCGAGTTGCAGAGCGAGTCCCTGCTGCCGTGGCTCGCGACGATCTGCCGATTCCAGGCCGCGAACCGGCTGCGACAACGCAGACGCGACCAGGCGAACACGACGGATGCCGTCGATGACACCGTCCCCTCGACGATCAGCGTCGAGGAGCAGGTGATCACCGCAGCCTTGGCGGCGCGGATCGCGGCAGAAGTGGGCACCCTGAGCGATCTGGACCGCGAGATCTTCCGCCTCTGCGCCGCAGAGGGGTACGCCTACCAGGCCGCGGCCGAGGAGCTGGGCGTGAGCCACGCGATCGTCCGGAACCGTCTCTCCCGAGTCCGCACCCGACTGCGCGGTGCCGTGAAGGAAGCGAGCGACGCATGA